The Streptomyces sp. NBC_01439 genome contains the following window.
ACCGCCAACGTCGAACGCTACTTCGGCGGCCCCCACCCCGCATGGCAGCTGACCGTCGGCGACCTCCAGGACAACCTGTCCGACACCGACGTCGACCGCGTCATCCTCGACATGCTCGCCCCGTGGGAATGCCTGGAAGCGGTCTCCAAGGCCCTGGTCCCCGGCGGCATCCTCTGCTGCTACGTGGCCACCACCACCCAGCTGTCCAAGACCGTCGAGTCCATCCGCGAGATCGGCTGCTTCGCCGAGCCGCAGCCCTGGGAATCGATGATCCGCAACTGGCACGTGGAAGGCCTCGCCGTCCGCCCCGACCACCGGATGATCGGCCACACCGGCTTCCTCGTCACCGCCCGCCGCCTCGCGGACGGCGTCGAGCCCCCCATGCGCCGCCGCCGCCCCGCCAAGGGCGCCTACGGCGAGGACTACGACGGCCCCGGCAGCGACCGCTCCGCATAACGGCCCCGCAGACCCGACGCAGACCCAACACGAAGGCGCTGTGGCACAGTTCCCCCGACCCACCCGGGAACTGCACCACAGCGCCTTTTCGTTGTCCCGTGCACCAGCCCCGGACCCAGCCGTTCCACCACCCTGTGAGGTGTGGCACGATGCTGGCTCCCCGTCACCCTTCGCACAGGAGACACCCCGCGTGACGCACAGCCACGCCGAGACGGCCCCGCTCCCGCACACCCCGGAGCACAGCCGCACCAGGCCCGTCCACTGGCTCGCCACGGCCACCGCCATGGCAGCCGTCATAGCCGCCGCAGGACTCGTACAGCCCGCCACCGGCACCCCGGCCACCCACACCACCGC
Protein-coding sequences here:
- a CDS encoding tRNA (adenine-N1)-methyltransferase, whose translation is MSEPTGAARRRGPFKVGDQVQLTDPKGRHYTFTLEAGKNFHTHKGSFPHDELIGAPEGSVVRTTGNVAYLALRPLLPDYVLSMPRGAAVVYPKDAGQILAFADIFPGARVVEAGVGSGSLSSFLLRAIGDQGMLHSYERRADFAEIATANVERYFGGPHPAWQLTVGDLQDNLSDTDVDRVILDMLAPWECLEAVSKALVPGGILCCYVATTTQLSKTVESIREIGCFAEPQPWESMIRNWHVEGLAVRPDHRMIGHTGFLVTARRLADGVEPPMRRRRPAKGAYGEDYDGPGSDRSA